The Candidatus Thorarchaeota archaeon genome segment TCTATTACTCTCTCAGTGAACCGCTCTGACTGCTCGCGACTGTGGGTCACGATAAGCACACCAATCTGTCTCTGCTTAATGATATCGTTTATCGTTGACTCAACGGCCAGCGTGGACTTTTCATCTAGGGCTGACGTGGGCTCATCGAGGAGGAGAACACAGGGCTCAAGCAACAAGGCTCTAGCGATGGCGATTCGCTGTTTCTCTCCACCGGAAAGGTTTTCCCCTGTACGATCAATCATATCCGGATCAAGATTGACTTCATCCAGTACCTTTCTGAGCTCTTCATCCGCAGCGGAGCGGTTATGGATTTTCAAGCCCCAAAGCAGGTTCTTTCGTACTGTTCCAGGAAACATGCTCGCCTGCTGAGGAACGAGAATCATACAACTCCGTAATTCGGTGGGCTCCCATTCTGTAACATCCTTACCTTGGAAAAGAACATTCCCAGA includes the following:
- a CDS encoding ATP-binding cassette domain-containing protein translates to MSSEVVLEFIDVSMKYDDNILFENLSFSLHENETIGITGPSGSGKSTLLRIANNLEDPASGNVLFQGKDVTEWEPTELRSCMILVPQQASMFPGTVRKNLLWGLKIHNRSAADEELRKVLDEVNLDPDMIDRTGENLSGGEKQRIAIARALLLEPCVLLLDEPTSALDEKSTLAVESTINDIIKQRQIGVLIVTHSREQSERFTERVIELEMR